One Camelina sativa cultivar DH55 chromosome 3, Cs, whole genome shotgun sequence genomic window carries:
- the LOC104759988 gene encoding ATP-dependent helicase rhp16, which yields MELRSHKNAILPVTSSGDGEVNANDYILRSNANTKGKWQILREDAQGWIDRHMAAEGLAFDQQNAVTADPPPDLIMPLLRYQKEFLAWASKHELSHVRGGILADEMGMGKTIQAISLVLGRRLADRALFRKPVGCTLVLCPPVALSQWLDEISRLTSPGSTKVLVYHGAKRANIVKEFMNCDFVLTTYSTLEFESRAIRKNAGVDTRESPLHSIKWNRIILDEAHGIKNALSHTAKTVFALEATYRWALSGTPLQNHIGELYSLIRFLRVYPYSYIFCKKCDCQVLDLSARESCLRCRHYAVQHVCWWRKIVAEPIRIYGSLERGKRANILLKHKVLNEIFLRRTKLGRAADLALPLRIISLRRDALDTAEADYYESLYKDSQAKFNTYVQAGTLMNNYANIFGLLTRLRQAVNHPHLVVHSSSSGANTNLLDENKNEQECGVCHDPAKDYFVTSCAHVLCDSCLVGSPTSLGKVICPTCSKLVSVDWKPKADTEHQTSKTKLKGFRASSILNRINLNCFQTSTKIEALREEIRFMVERDGSAKAIVFSQFTSFLDLISYALGKSGVSYVKVVGGMSRAARDAAVNKFKEDKNCRIFLTGLKTGGVALNLTAASHVFMMDPWWNPAAERQAQDRIHRIGQYKPIRVVRFIMEKTVEERILTLQKKKEELFESTVGDSDEGAVPKLSEDDIRSLFA from the exons ATGGAGCTACGCTCCCACAAGAATGCGATTCTTCCGGTTACTAGTAGCGGAG ATGGTGAGGTCAATGCTAATGACTATATACTACGATCAAATGCAAACACTAAAGGAAAGTGGCAGATCTTGAGAGAAGATGCTCAGGGATGGATTGATAGACATATGGCGGCGGAGGGTCTTGCTTTTGATCAGCAGAACGCTGTCACTGCTGACCCGCCTCCAGATTTGATTATGCCGCTATTAAGATACCAAAAGGAATTTTTGGCCTGGGCATCAAAACATGAACTATCACATGTAAGAGGAGGTATTCTCGCTGATGAGATGGGAATGGGCAAAACCATACAAGCCATCTCTCTCGTTCTTGGCAGACGACTAGCTGACAGAGCCCTATTCCGGAAACCAGTTGGCTGCACCCTTGTGCTTTGTCCTCCTGTTGCTCTTTCTCAGTGGTTAGATGAGATTTCTCGGTTGACATCCCCGGGATCCACCAAGGTTCTTGTATACCATGGGGCCAAGAGAGCCAACATTGTTAAAGAATTCATGAACTGCGACTTTGTTTTGACAACGTATTCCACACTTGAGTTTGAATCTAGGGCGATAAGGAAGAATGCAGGAGTCGACACAAGAGAGTCTCCTTTACACTCTATTAAGTGGAATCGTATCATTTTGGATGAG GCTCATGGTATCAAAAACGCCCTTAGTCACACTGCAAAAACTGTTTTTGCTTTGGAGGCTACCTACAGATGGGCTCTGAGTGGTACCCCTCTCCAGAATCATATTGGAGAGCTTTACTCGCTG ATTCGCTTCCTTCGAGTTTACCCATACTCATATATTTTTTGCAAGAAATGTGACTGTCAAGTTCTTGATCTCAG TGCGCGTGAAAGCTGTCTCAGATGTCGTCATTATGCAGTTCAACATGTCTGTTGGTGGAGAAAG ATTGTGGCCGAACCAATAAGAATATATGGAAGCTTAGAACGGGGAAAGAGAGCCAATATATTGCTTAAACACAAAGTTCTTAATGAAATCTTCCTAAGACGTACTAAATTAGGCCGGGCAGCTGACCTTGCTCTTCCTCTTAGAATC ATCTCTCTGAGGCGGGATGCACTAGATACAGCAGAAGCCGATTACTATGAATCACTATACAAAGACAGCCAGGCAAAGTTTAATAC gTATGTTCAGGCTGGGACATTGATGAATAACTATGCAAATATATTTGGTCTTCTTACACGTCTGAGACAA GCTGTTAATCATCCACACCTTGTGGTGCATTCTAGTTCTAGTGGCGCTAACACCAACTTGCTTGATGAGAACAAAAATGAACAAGAATGCGGTGTCTGCCATGACCCAGCCAAGGACTACTTT GTGACTTCCTGTGCACATGTGTTGTGTGATTCTTGTTTGGTTGGTTCACCTACATCCCTGGGAAAAGTCATCTGCCCAACATGCTCAAAACTAGTGAGTGTGGATTGGAAACCCAAAGCTGACACAGAACATCAGACAAGCAAGACAAAGCTTAAAGGATTTAGAGCCTCTAGCATTTTAAATCGGATAAACCTCAACTGTTTTCAGACAAGTACAAAGATTGAGGCTTTG AGAGAAGAAATCAGGTTCATGGTTGAAAGAGATGGGTCTGCCAAAGCAATAGTTTTCAGCCAGTTCACATCATTCTTGGACCTGATTAGTTACGCTCTGGGGAAG TCTGGGGTTAGCTATGTTAAAGTGGTGGGAGGCATGTCCAGGGCAGCTAGAGATGCTGCAGTCAATAAatttaaagaagacaaaaactgCAGAATTTTCTTAACTGGATTGAAAACTGGAGGGGTTGCTCTAAATCTAACAGCCGCTTCGCAT GTGTTCATGATGGACCCGTGGTGGAACCCAGCGGCTGAGAGGCAAGCACAGGACAGAATACATAGGATCGGACAGTACAAGCCTATCAG GGTAGTAAGATTCATAATGGAGAAAACAGTAGAGGAAAGGATACTGACGcttcaaaagaagaaagaagaactgTTTGAAAG TACGGTAGGTGACTCGGATGAAGGCGCTGTACCAAAACTGAGTGAAGACGATATCAGGTCATTGTTCGCATAA
- the LOC104778530 gene encoding uncharacterized protein LOC104778530 encodes MVISNARIFACMHVRSSFNILKPFPNDSLLQSFFLAGELEEDNCDEYPLSCSEQPFSICSVCGYKTFFHWAERFTIDSAFERFTMHLDSTSHQQKLSAVLPISKKLQYLTAPLSEPPEKNLEAVTSVFWDTRLCLGPRGCDPRQVGPCIKRFLRNKGYSGPLTITAIGVLTNISYEILDELCSMEVSQIKAFGETWFSYTLDGLIGGFTFKNEPPANIMVISDGKYFTSKYAFEVESSGYNILRCDSLESIFSLPDSGALEDDKCIDETSDSAFWICSVCDMDTRYQGFKNFITHVNSWQHRHTHQQKVNRSNSY; translated from the exons ATGGTCATATCTAATGCCAGAATCTTCGCTTGTATGCATGTGCGATCGAGTTTCAACATACTGAAGCCGTTTCCAAATGATTCTCTTCTTCAGAGTTTTTTTCTAGCAG GGGAACTCGAGGAGGATAACTGCGATGAATATCCCTTGTCGTGCAGTGAACAGCCCTTCTCGATTTGCTCAGTATGCGGCTACAAGACTTTTTTTCATTGGGCTGAAAGGTTTACCATTGATTCCGCCTTTGAAAGGTTCACCATGCATCTTGATAGTACATCCCATCAACAGaag TTGTCGGCGGTGTTGCCCATAAGTAAGAAACTCCAATACTTGACTGCACCACTAAGTGAACCTCCTGAGAAAAACCTGGAGGCTGTAACATCGGTCTTTTGGGACACTAGGCTGTGTCTGGGTCCACGTGGCTGTGATCCTCGTCAGGTCGGCCCGTGTATTAAACGGTTTTTGAGGAATAAAGGCTACTCTGGTCCTCTCACCATCACTGCCATTGGCGTACTAACAAACATCTCTTATGAAATTCTGGACGAACTCTGTTCCATGGAAGTCTCTCAAATTAAGGCTTTTGGCG AAACATGGTTTTCATACACTTTGGATGGACTTATTGGTGGTTTTACCTTCAAGAATGAACCTCCAGCTAATATAATGGTCATATCCGACGGAAAATACTTCACTTCTAAGTATGCTTTCGAGGTAGAATCGAGTGGATACAACATTCTTCGATGTGATTCTCTTGAAAGCATTTTTTCTCTGCCAG ATTCAGGGGCACTTGAGGATGATAAGTGCATTGATGAAACGAGTGACTCTGCCTTCTGGATTTGCTCAGTATGCGACATGGATACACGTTACCAAGGCTTTAAAAATTTCATCACTCATGTTAATAGTTGGCAACATCGACATACACATCAACAGAAGGTAAACCGGTCGAACTCGTATTAA